A window from Streptomyces sp. NBC_00335 encodes these proteins:
- a CDS encoding IclR family transcriptional regulator: MSATRNTAAGKVLLVLSAFDREHPSQTLSEIAQRTGLALSTTHRVVAELAAWGALERVEDGSWHVGLRLWEIASGCPRTQILRDAALPFMQDLYEATHENVQLAVREGLELVFVERIAGHRSVQLLTMVGSRFPIGSTGMGRVLLAHAPREVQEEVLESPLRAWTPHTVTDPKTLRAQLDAIRREQVFVSDRQLSEDTVAVAATVRIGRTGPVSAALGIVVAARSANRARGLREPLLRAAYAISDELGRRARTAD; encoded by the coding sequence GTGAGCGCAACCCGGAACACCGCGGCCGGAAAGGTCCTTCTCGTCCTGTCGGCCTTCGACCGCGAACACCCCTCGCAGACCCTGTCGGAGATCGCCCAGCGGACGGGTCTGGCCCTCAGCACCACCCATCGCGTGGTGGCGGAGCTCGCGGCGTGGGGGGCTCTGGAGCGGGTCGAGGACGGGTCGTGGCACGTCGGGCTGAGGCTCTGGGAGATCGCCTCCGGTTGCCCGCGCACCCAGATCCTCCGGGACGCCGCCCTGCCGTTCATGCAGGACCTCTACGAGGCGACGCACGAGAACGTCCAGCTCGCGGTGCGCGAGGGCCTGGAGCTCGTGTTCGTGGAACGGATCGCCGGACACCGGTCGGTGCAGCTGCTGACGATGGTCGGGAGCCGGTTCCCGATCGGTTCCACCGGAATGGGCCGGGTGCTGCTGGCGCACGCGCCGCGGGAGGTCCAGGAGGAGGTCCTGGAGTCGCCGTTGCGGGCCTGGACCCCGCACACCGTCACGGACCCGAAGACGCTGCGCGCCCAGCTGGACGCCATCCGCCGCGAGCAGGTCTTCGTGAGCGACCGGCAGCTCTCCGAGGACACGGTCGCGGTGGCCGCGACCGTACGGATCGGCCGGACCGGGCCGGTCAGCGCCGCCTTGGGGATCGTCGTGGCGGCGCGTAGTGCGAACCGTGCGCGGGGACTTCGGGAACCGCTGCTCAGGGCGGCGTACGCGATCTCCGACGAGCTCGGCCGGCGGGCCCGCACCGCGGACTGA
- a CDS encoding amidohydrolase family protein: MIIDCHGHFTTAPPQLAHWRDRQIAAVGAPQDAPRPDELVITDDDLRHAIEDNQLRLMDARGCDLTVFSPRASFMAHHIGDFAVSSTWARICNDLVHRVAALYPTRFAMGAMLPQSPGVDPATCLPELRRAVEELGAVTVNLNPDPSGGKWTAPPLTDRSWYPLYEAMVEYDVPAMIHVSTSCNPAFHTTGAHYLNADTTAFMQLVQGNLFADFPTLRFVIPHGGGAVPYHWGRFRGLAMALGRPDPETLLDNVFFDTCVYHQPGIDLLTRVVPSRSVLFASEMIGAVRDIDPRTGHHFDDTKRYVEATPHLSDEERAAVYGGNALRVYPRLAARLAAAGH; the protein is encoded by the coding sequence ATGATCATCGACTGCCACGGACACTTCACCACCGCACCGCCGCAGCTGGCCCACTGGCGGGACCGCCAGATAGCGGCGGTCGGAGCGCCCCAGGACGCGCCCCGTCCCGACGAGCTGGTCATCACCGACGACGACCTGCGCCACGCGATCGAGGACAACCAGCTGCGGCTCATGGACGCGCGCGGCTGCGACCTGACGGTCTTCTCCCCCCGGGCCAGCTTCATGGCCCACCACATAGGCGACTTCGCCGTCTCCTCGACGTGGGCGCGGATCTGCAACGACCTGGTCCACCGCGTCGCCGCGCTCTATCCCACCCGCTTCGCGATGGGCGCGATGCTGCCGCAGTCGCCGGGGGTCGATCCGGCGACCTGCCTGCCCGAGCTGCGCCGCGCGGTCGAGGAGCTCGGCGCGGTGACGGTCAACCTCAACCCCGACCCGTCGGGGGGCAAGTGGACCGCGCCACCCCTGACCGACCGCAGCTGGTACCCGCTCTACGAGGCGATGGTCGAGTACGACGTACCCGCCATGATCCACGTCAGTACCTCGTGCAACCCGGCCTTCCACACCACCGGCGCCCACTACCTCAACGCCGACACCACGGCGTTCATGCAGCTGGTCCAGGGAAACCTGTTCGCCGACTTCCCGACCCTGCGGTTCGTGATCCCGCACGGCGGGGGTGCGGTGCCCTACCACTGGGGACGGTTCCGCGGTCTGGCGATGGCGCTGGGCAGGCCGGATCCCGAGACGCTGCTGGACAACGTCTTCTTCGACACCTGCGTCTACCACCAGCCCGGCATCGACCTGCTCACCCGGGTGGTGCCCAGCCGTTCCGTCCTGTTCGCCAGCGAGATGATCGGCGCGGTCCGCGACATCGACCCGCGCACCGGCCACCACTTCGACGACACGAAGCGGTACGTCGAGGCCACCCCGCACCTCTCCGACGAGGAACGCGCCGCCGTCTACGGCGGCAACGCCCTTCGCGTCTACCCCCGCCTCGCCGCCCGCCTCGCCGCGGCCGGCCACTGA
- the ligK gene encoding 4-carboxy-4-hydroxy-2-oxoadipate aldolase/oxaloacetate decarboxylase, with the protein MEHTELGVVHTSITRADPEAVAALSAFGVATIHEAMGRVGLMRPYVRPVYPAARLCGTAVTVLLQPGDNWMLHVAAEQIREGDVVVAACTTESEDGFFGDLLATSFRSRGCAGLVIDGGVRDVADLEEMDFPVFSRAINAKGAVKATLGSVNVPVVCANALVRPGDVVVADRDGVVVVPRERAAEVAEASARREANEEGKRARFRAGELGLDMYAMRGPLAELGLRYQD; encoded by the coding sequence ATGGAGCACACCGAGCTGGGTGTCGTCCACACCTCGATCACCCGCGCCGATCCCGAGGCCGTCGCCGCACTGTCGGCCTTCGGTGTCGCCACGATCCACGAGGCCATGGGCCGGGTGGGGCTGATGCGCCCCTATGTCCGCCCCGTCTACCCCGCCGCCCGTCTGTGCGGTACCGCGGTGACCGTGCTGCTGCAGCCCGGTGACAACTGGATGCTCCACGTCGCGGCCGAGCAGATCCGGGAGGGCGACGTCGTGGTCGCTGCCTGTACGACCGAGAGCGAGGACGGCTTCTTCGGCGATCTGCTCGCCACCTCGTTCCGCTCCCGGGGGTGCGCGGGCCTGGTCATCGACGGCGGTGTGCGCGACGTGGCCGACCTGGAGGAGATGGACTTCCCGGTCTTCTCCCGGGCGATCAACGCCAAGGGCGCGGTCAAGGCCACGCTCGGCTCGGTCAACGTGCCGGTGGTCTGCGCCAACGCCCTGGTCAGGCCCGGGGACGTGGTCGTGGCGGACCGCGACGGTGTCGTGGTCGTGCCGCGCGAGCGGGCGGCCGAGGTCGCCGAGGCCTCGGCCCGGCGCGAGGCCAACGAGGAGGGCAAGCGCGCCCGGTTCCGCGCGGGCGAGCTCGGCCTGGACATGTACGCGATGCGCGGCCCGCTGGCCGAGCTCGGTCTGCGCTACCAGGACTGA
- a CDS encoding Gfo/Idh/MocA family oxidoreductase yields MTDDRTLRVALAGGGAFGAKHAAALRRIEGVEVAAVVSGSLDSARKFADEQDAGRGVATLDEVLAMDDIDAVILATPTPLHAEQTLACLEAGKHVQVEIPLAASLGDAEACLKAQQGSGLVGMVGHTRRFNPSHQWVRGRIRTGEFSLQQLDVQTYFFRRTNLNALGQPRSWTDHLLWHHAAHTVDLFAHQTGSPIVQANAVQGPIHPELGIAMDMSIQLRAENGALCTLSLSFNNDGPIGTFFRYIGDTGTYLARYDDLVTGKDEPIDVSGVDVSMDGIELQDREFVAAIREGREPNSSIAQVMACYRTLAALEQQLDPSARPVG; encoded by the coding sequence ATGACTGACGACCGAACCCTGAGGGTGGCCCTCGCCGGAGGCGGCGCCTTCGGAGCCAAGCACGCCGCCGCGCTCCGGCGGATCGAGGGCGTCGAGGTGGCCGCCGTGGTGAGCGGCTCCCTCGACAGCGCACGGAAGTTCGCCGATGAGCAGGACGCCGGCCGCGGCGTCGCCACCCTCGACGAGGTGCTGGCCATGGACGACATCGACGCCGTCATCCTCGCCACGCCCACTCCGCTGCACGCCGAGCAGACGCTGGCCTGCCTGGAAGCGGGCAAGCACGTCCAGGTCGAGATCCCGCTGGCAGCCTCCCTCGGTGACGCCGAGGCCTGCCTGAAGGCCCAGCAGGGCAGCGGGCTGGTCGGGATGGTCGGGCACACCCGGCGCTTCAACCCCAGCCACCAGTGGGTGCGGGGACGGATCCGGACGGGCGAGTTCTCGCTCCAGCAGCTGGACGTGCAGACGTACTTCTTCCGCCGCACCAACCTCAACGCCCTTGGTCAGCCCCGGTCCTGGACCGACCACCTGCTGTGGCACCACGCCGCACACACCGTCGACCTCTTCGCCCACCAGACCGGTTCGCCGATCGTGCAGGCGAACGCCGTCCAGGGTCCGATCCACCCCGAGCTCGGCATCGCGATGGACATGTCCATCCAGCTGCGTGCGGAGAACGGCGCCCTCTGCACCCTGTCGCTGTCGTTCAACAACGACGGGCCGATCGGCACCTTCTTCCGCTACATCGGCGACACCGGCACCTACCTCGCCCGGTACGACGACCTCGTCACCGGCAAGGACGAGCCGATCGACGTCAGCGGCGTCGACGTGTCGATGGACGGCATCGAGCTCCAGGACCGCGAGTTCGTCGCCGCCATCCGCGAGGGCCGCGAGCCCAACTCCTCCATCGCCCAGGTGATGGCCTGCTACCGGACGCTGGCCGCTCTGGAACAGCAACTCGACCCCTCGGCCCGCCCGGTGGGCTGA
- a CDS encoding amidohydrolase family protein: protein MDELNEMTTFEKTPGWLDWYADPGRPEFQVPDGAVDAHCHVFGPGARFPYAPERKYTPCDASKDQLHALRDRLGFARNVIVQATCHGADNSAMLDALESSGGLARGVATVRPGIADAELRKLHEAGVRGVRFNFVKRLVDAAPRQDLLDVARRIAPYGWHVVVYFEAADLTGLRDFLLAIPVPLVVDHMGRPDVTKDPYGPEFEEFLGFLRARPDIWCKVTCPERLTVSGPPALDGERHAYRDVIPFARRVVEEFPDRVLWGTDWPHPNLTGHMPDDGLLVDFIPHIAPTPALQRGLLVDNPMRLYWPDAD from the coding sequence ATGGATGAGTTGAATGAGATGACGACCTTCGAGAAGACCCCCGGCTGGCTGGACTGGTACGCCGACCCCGGCCGGCCGGAGTTCCAGGTGCCCGACGGCGCCGTCGACGCGCACTGCCACGTCTTCGGACCGGGGGCGCGGTTCCCGTACGCCCCCGAGCGGAAGTACACCCCCTGCGACGCCTCAAAGGACCAACTGCACGCACTGCGCGACCGGTTGGGCTTCGCCCGCAACGTGATCGTGCAGGCGACCTGCCACGGCGCCGACAACAGCGCCATGCTCGACGCCCTGGAGTCGTCGGGGGGCCTGGCCCGGGGCGTCGCGACCGTACGGCCGGGGATCGCGGACGCCGAGTTGCGGAAGCTGCACGAGGCGGGCGTCCGCGGCGTACGGTTCAACTTCGTCAAGCGGCTCGTCGACGCGGCGCCCCGCCAGGACCTGTTGGACGTCGCCCGGCGGATCGCCCCGTACGGCTGGCACGTCGTCGTCTACTTCGAGGCGGCCGACCTCACCGGCCTGCGGGACTTCCTCCTGGCGATCCCGGTGCCGCTGGTCGTCGACCACATGGGCCGGCCCGATGTCACGAAGGATCCGTACGGTCCGGAGTTCGAGGAGTTCCTCGGCTTCCTGCGGGCCAGGCCCGACATCTGGTGCAAGGTGACCTGCCCCGAACGGCTCACCGTGAGCGGCCCGCCCGCCCTCGACGGGGAGCGGCACGCGTACCGCGACGTGATCCCCTTCGCCCGGCGCGTGGTCGAGGAGTTCCCCGACCGGGTGCTCTGGGGCACCGACTGGCCGCATCCGAACCTGACCGGCCACATGCCGGACGACGGCCTGCTCGTCGACTTCATCCCGCACATCGCGCCCACCCCGGCCCTGCAGCGGGGGCTCCTCGTCGACAACCCCATGCGCCTGTACTGGCCGGACGCCGACTGA
- a CDS encoding 4-hydroxybenzoate 3-monooxygenase, which produces MAEAPVDTVASVPVAVIGAGPAGLMLAHLLGRAGVEAVAVDTRSRHEIETTQRAGILEAGAARDLVETGVSDRILREGHEHEGIELRFGGRPHRIHFKELVGASAWLYPQTDVFVDLADARARDGGTVHFGIRDTEVLDVTTGAPRVRFTAPDGSRHEIRARYVVGADGSRSMCRDLVPEERRVRYGKEYPFAWFGILAEAPTSAPELVYAHSEHGFALISQRTESVQRMYFQCDPQASPEDWPDDRIWETLQARVAGRDGFRLHEGPVLEKTVLRFRSFVQEPMRWGSMALAGDAAHTVPPTGARGLNLALHDVKVLADVLLKALGGAGEAALDEYEPRALQRIWRAQNFSYWMTRLLHTTAGATPFDLRRQLGELDNVVGTRAGRTYLAEQYTGWPAGSSG; this is translated from the coding sequence ATGGCCGAAGCCCCCGTCGACACCGTCGCCTCGGTACCCGTTGCCGTCATCGGGGCCGGGCCGGCCGGACTGATGCTGGCGCACCTGCTCGGGCGGGCCGGAGTCGAGGCGGTGGCGGTCGACACCCGCTCCCGCCACGAGATCGAGACGACGCAGCGGGCGGGCATCCTCGAAGCCGGCGCCGCCCGCGACCTGGTCGAGACCGGAGTCAGCGACCGGATCCTGCGCGAGGGCCACGAGCACGAGGGCATCGAGCTCCGCTTCGGCGGCCGGCCGCACCGCATCCACTTCAAGGAGCTGGTGGGCGCCTCCGCGTGGCTCTACCCGCAGACCGACGTGTTCGTCGATCTGGCCGATGCCCGGGCCCGCGACGGCGGCACGGTCCATTTCGGGATCAGGGACACCGAGGTCCTCGACGTCACCACCGGCGCCCCCCGGGTCCGTTTCACCGCGCCGGACGGCTCCCGCCACGAGATCCGGGCCCGGTACGTGGTCGGCGCGGACGGCTCGCGCAGCATGTGCCGCGATCTGGTGCCCGAGGAGCGACGGGTGCGCTACGGCAAGGAGTATCCCTTCGCGTGGTTCGGCATCCTGGCCGAGGCGCCCACGAGCGCGCCCGAGCTGGTCTACGCCCACTCCGAGCACGGTTTCGCGCTCATCAGCCAGCGCACCGAGAGCGTGCAGCGGATGTACTTCCAGTGCGATCCCCAGGCGTCCCCCGAGGACTGGCCGGACGACCGCATCTGGGAGACGCTGCAGGCCCGCGTGGCCGGCCGGGACGGCTTCCGCCTCCATGAGGGGCCGGTCCTGGAGAAGACGGTGCTGCGGTTCCGCTCGTTCGTCCAGGAGCCCATGCGCTGGGGGTCCATGGCCCTGGCGGGCGACGCCGCGCACACCGTGCCGCCGACCGGTGCCCGCGGGCTCAACCTCGCGCTGCACGACGTGAAGGTGCTCGCCGACGTCCTGCTGAAGGCGCTCGGCGGCGCCGGCGAGGCCGCGCTGGACGAGTACGAGCCGCGGGCCCTCCAGCGGATCTGGCGGGCGCAGAACTTCTCCTACTGGATGACCCGGCTGTTGCACACGACGGCCGGCGCGACACCGTTCGACCTGCGCCGCCAGCTCGGCGAGCTCGACAACGTGGTGGGCACCCGCGCCGGGCGCACGTACCTCGCCGAGCAGTACACGGGCTGGCCGGCCGGCTCCTCCGGCTGA
- a CDS encoding MaoC family dehydratase produces the protein MPTLTHGLDELKALSGADLGRTEWLDITQNRVNTFADATDDHQWIHTDPEKAKDGPFGGPIAHGYLTLALIIPLFGELLTITGTKMSVNYGLDKVRFPSPVPVGAKIRLHGAVGTVEEVKGNGVQMPLTFTIEVEGNDKPACVAQAVYRHYA, from the coding sequence ATGCCCACGCTCACCCACGGCCTCGACGAACTCAAAGCCCTCAGCGGAGCCGACCTCGGCCGCACCGAATGGCTCGACATCACCCAGAACCGGGTGAACACCTTCGCCGACGCCACCGACGACCACCAGTGGATCCACACGGACCCGGAGAAGGCCAAGGACGGCCCCTTCGGGGGCCCGATCGCCCACGGCTACCTCACCCTCGCCCTGATCATCCCGCTCTTCGGCGAGCTCCTCACCATCACCGGCACCAAGATGAGCGTCAACTACGGCCTGGACAAGGTCCGTTTCCCCAGTCCCGTGCCGGTCGGCGCGAAGATACGCCTGCACGGCGCCGTCGGCACCGTGGAGGAGGTCAAGGGCAACGGCGTGCAGATGCCCCTGACGTTCACCATCGAGGTCGAAGGCAACGACAAGCCGGCCTGCGTCGCCCAGGCGGTCTACCGCCACTACGCCTGA
- a CDS encoding acyl-CoA synthetase: MLNQGIGSWPARRARKTPDRIAVVHEGRTWTYRELHGRVLRLAHALRALGVAPGDRIAYLGPNHPAFLEALFAAGTVGAVFVPLNTRLAAPELAYNLADSGSTLLIHAPEQAEVARAAAAESGVRHRIAVGGSGSGSGSGSGSGEEGALDYEALLAGAGSGPLDEVVAPEDPCMIMYTSGTTGRPKGAVLSHANITWNSVNVLVDTDLAGDEVTLVVAPLFHTAGLNMTCLPTLLKGGRVVLLGAFDADRVLELVEELRVTYMFGVPTMYDAMAARPRWHSADLSSLRTVNCGGAPVPAHTIAAYLARGLAFSQGYGMTEASPGVLFLDREQTSAKAGSAGVPHFFTDTRLVLPDGSAAGPGQRGEILVEGPHVMTGYWGLPGHTEAAFADGRWLRTGDVARTDDDGYTYIVDRVKDMFVSGGENVYPAEVEEVLLTHPAVAECAVIGVPDPVWGEVGRAVVVLRPFARTDEDAILGHLRGRLAKYKIPRSLVVTGALPRTASGKIIKPAVRDAHAPGPTARPHP; encoded by the coding sequence GTGTTGAACCAAGGCATCGGCTCCTGGCCGGCCCGCAGGGCCCGCAAGACCCCCGACCGGATCGCCGTCGTCCACGAAGGCCGCACCTGGACCTACCGGGAGCTGCACGGGCGGGTCCTGCGCCTCGCCCACGCCCTGCGCGCGCTGGGAGTGGCGCCGGGGGACCGGATCGCCTACCTGGGGCCCAACCATCCGGCCTTCCTGGAGGCCCTGTTCGCCGCCGGGACGGTGGGTGCGGTCTTCGTCCCGCTCAACACCCGCCTGGCCGCGCCGGAGTTGGCGTACAACCTGGCCGACTCGGGCAGCACCCTCCTCATCCACGCGCCCGAACAGGCCGAGGTGGCCCGTGCCGCCGCGGCCGAGTCGGGCGTACGGCACCGGATCGCGGTCGGCGGGTCCGGTTCCGGCTCCGGTTCCGGCTCAGGCTCCGGCGAGGAGGGCGCCCTCGACTACGAGGCGCTGCTCGCGGGCGCCGGGAGCGGCCCGCTGGACGAGGTCGTGGCGCCCGAGGACCCGTGCATGATCATGTACACCTCCGGGACCACGGGCCGGCCCAAGGGCGCCGTCCTCTCCCACGCCAACATCACCTGGAACAGCGTCAACGTCCTCGTCGACACCGACCTGGCCGGCGACGAGGTGACCCTCGTGGTGGCCCCGCTGTTCCACACCGCGGGCCTCAACATGACCTGCCTGCCCACCCTGCTCAAGGGCGGCCGCGTGGTCCTCCTCGGCGCCTTCGACGCCGACCGCGTCCTGGAACTCGTCGAGGAGCTGCGGGTGACGTACATGTTCGGCGTCCCCACGATGTACGACGCCATGGCGGCCCGGCCCCGCTGGCACAGCGCGGACCTCTCCAGCCTGCGCACCGTCAACTGCGGCGGCGCCCCCGTGCCCGCCCACACCATCGCCGCCTACCTCGCCCGCGGTCTGGCCTTCAGCCAGGGCTACGGCATGACCGAGGCGTCCCCCGGGGTCCTCTTCCTGGACCGCGAGCAGACCTCGGCCAAGGCGGGCTCCGCCGGGGTGCCGCACTTCTTCACCGACACCCGCCTCGTGCTGCCGGACGGCAGTGCGGCCGGGCCGGGACAGCGCGGCGAGATCCTGGTCGAGGGGCCCCACGTCATGACCGGCTACTGGGGCCTGCCCGGGCACACCGAGGCCGCCTTCGCCGACGGCCGCTGGCTGCGCACGGGCGACGTCGCACGCACGGACGACGACGGCTACACCTACATCGTCGACCGGGTGAAGGACATGTTCGTCTCGGGAGGGGAGAACGTCTACCCGGCCGAGGTGGAGGAGGTCCTCCTCACCCACCCCGCCGTCGCCGAGTGCGCGGTCATCGGCGTGCCCGACCCGGTCTGGGGCGAGGTCGGCCGCGCCGTGGTCGTCCTCAGGCCGTTCGCCCGCACCGATGAGGACGCGATCCTCGGCCATCTCCGGGGCCGGCTGGCCAAGTACAAGATCCCCAGGTCCCTCGTCGTGACCGGCGCACTGCCCCGTACGGCCTCCGGAAAGATCATCAAGCCCGCGGTGCGCGACGCCCACGCACCCGGTCCCACCGCGCGCCCGCACCCGTAA
- the ligA gene encoding protocatechuate 4,5-dioxygenase subunit alpha yields MSLDKTYKLVPGTTVFDAEQSAKGYHLNQFCMSLMTAENRALYLADEHAYLDSWPLREDQKRALLDRDLNAAVRAGGNIYFLAKWGATLGLSFQQMAGSMTGMTEEEYRAMMAGGGRSVEGNRIDHAVLEAAHADPAPPAEHAVVTGAVFTSHVPAIGAAMDHAKTEEPYWRPVFEGYEYSRRWERENLPDVIFLVYNDHASAFDQSLIPTFVLGTGASFPTADEGYGPRPVPGVEGEPDLAAHIAHTLIRSDFDLTLANEMAVDHGLTVPLSLMFGDVEKWPCKVIPFHVNVVQYPVPSGSRCFELGRALRRAIESYDRPLKVQVWGTGGMSHQLQGPRAGLINRAWDNAFLDRLITDPAGLAQVQHLEYVEEAGSEGIELVMWLIARGAMSDVDGEGRAEVKHRFYHVPASNTAVGHLILENHPGAETPAVKE; encoded by the coding sequence ATGTCGCTGGACAAGACCTACAAACTGGTGCCGGGGACCACGGTCTTCGACGCCGAGCAGTCCGCCAAGGGCTACCACCTCAACCAGTTCTGCATGTCGCTCATGACAGCGGAGAACCGCGCCCTGTACCTCGCCGACGAGCACGCCTACCTGGACTCCTGGCCGCTGCGCGAGGACCAGAAGCGGGCCCTGCTCGACCGGGACCTCAACGCCGCCGTGCGCGCGGGCGGCAACATCTACTTCCTCGCCAAGTGGGGCGCGACCCTGGGGCTCTCGTTCCAGCAGATGGCCGGTTCGATGACGGGCATGACCGAGGAGGAGTACCGCGCCATGATGGCCGGCGGCGGCCGCTCCGTGGAGGGCAACCGCATCGACCACGCCGTTCTGGAGGCGGCGCACGCCGACCCGGCGCCCCCGGCCGAGCACGCCGTGGTCACCGGCGCGGTCTTCACCTCCCACGTACCGGCGATCGGCGCGGCGATGGACCACGCCAAGACCGAAGAGCCTTACTGGCGACCGGTCTTCGAGGGGTACGAGTACTCCCGGCGGTGGGAGCGGGAGAACCTCCCCGACGTGATCTTCCTGGTCTACAACGACCACGCCTCCGCCTTCGACCAGTCCCTGATCCCGACCTTCGTGCTCGGGACGGGCGCCTCCTTCCCGACCGCCGACGAGGGGTACGGGCCGCGCCCCGTCCCCGGCGTCGAGGGCGAACCCGACCTGGCCGCGCACATCGCGCACACGCTCATCAGGAGCGACTTCGACCTCACGCTCGCCAACGAGATGGCCGTCGACCACGGACTCACCGTCCCGCTGTCGCTGATGTTCGGCGACGTCGAGAAGTGGCCGTGCAAGGTGATCCCCTTCCACGTCAACGTGGTGCAGTACCCCGTCCCCTCCGGTTCCCGCTGCTTCGAGCTGGGCCGGGCGCTGCGCCGGGCGATCGAGTCGTACGACCGGCCGCTGAAGGTCCAGGTGTGGGGCACCGGAGGCATGAGCCACCAGCTCCAGGGCCCCCGCGCCGGCCTCATCAACCGCGCGTGGGACAACGCCTTCCTCGACCGCCTGATCACCGACCCGGCCGGCCTGGCGCAGGTCCAGCACCTCGAATACGTCGAGGAGGCCGGGTCGGAGGGCATCGAACTGGTCATGTGGCTCATAGCCCGGGGCGCCATGAGCGACGTGGACGGCGAGGGCCGGGCCGAGGTCAAGCACCGCTTCTACCACGTGCCGGCGTCCAACACCGCCGTCGGCCACCTGATCCTGGAAAACCACCCGGGGGCCGAGACGCCCGCCGTGAAGGAGTGA
- a CDS encoding amidohydrolase family protein — MDVERLTAIDMHTHAEVSKDGHGALSPELFGASETYFKAHGHRQPTIEEMAGHYRERRMAAVVFTVDAEHATGHPRISNEEIAESCAAHADVLIPFASIDPHKGRAGVREARRLVEEHGVRGFKFHPSIQAFSPNDPLAYPLYEAIEELGVPALFHTGQTGIGAGVPGGGGIRLKYSNPMLIDDVAVDFPELRIILAHPSFPWQDEALAVATHKPHVYIDLSGWSPKYFPPQLVRYANTLLKDKVLFGSDYPVITPDRWLADFENLDIKPEVRPKILKENAARLLGLLTD; from the coding sequence CTGGACGTCGAGCGGCTGACCGCCATCGACATGCACACGCACGCGGAGGTCTCCAAGGACGGCCACGGGGCGCTCAGCCCCGAGCTGTTCGGTGCCTCCGAGACCTACTTCAAGGCGCACGGACACCGGCAGCCGACCATCGAGGAGATGGCCGGCCACTACCGCGAACGCCGCATGGCGGCCGTGGTGTTCACCGTCGACGCCGAGCACGCCACCGGCCATCCGCGGATCTCCAACGAGGAGATCGCCGAAAGTTGCGCCGCTCACGCCGACGTGCTGATCCCCTTCGCCAGCATCGACCCCCACAAGGGCCGCGCGGGCGTGCGCGAGGCCCGTCGGCTGGTCGAGGAACACGGCGTTCGCGGCTTCAAGTTCCACCCCAGCATCCAGGCGTTCTCCCCGAACGACCCGCTCGCCTACCCCCTGTACGAGGCCATCGAGGAACTCGGCGTGCCCGCCCTCTTCCACACCGGTCAGACCGGCATCGGCGCCGGCGTACCGGGCGGCGGAGGCATCCGGCTCAAGTACTCGAACCCGATGCTGATCGACGACGTGGCCGTGGACTTCCCCGAACTGCGGATCATCCTCGCCCACCCCTCCTTCCCGTGGCAGGACGAGGCCCTGGCGGTGGCCACCCACAAGCCGCACGTGTACATCGACCTGTCCGGCTGGTCCCCGAAGTACTTCCCGCCGCAACTCGTGCGCTACGCCAACACCCTGCTCAAGGACAAGGTGCTCTTCGGCTCCGACTACCCCGTCATCACCCCCGACCGCTGGCTCGCCGACTTCGAGAACCTCGACATCAAGCCCGAGGTCCGGCCGAAGATCCTCAAGGAGAACGCCGCCCGCCTGCTCGGCCTGCTCACCGACTGA